In Camelus dromedarius isolate mCamDro1 chromosome 4, mCamDro1.pat, whole genome shotgun sequence, the following are encoded in one genomic region:
- the TNP1 gene encoding spermatid nuclear transition protein 1 — translation MSTSRKFKSHGMRRGKNRAPHKGVKRGGSKRKYRKGSLKSRKRCDDANRNYRSHL, via the exons ATGTCGACCAGCCGCAAATTTAAAAGTCATGGCATGAGGAGGGGCAAGAACCGAGCTCCTCACAAGGGAGTCAAGCGAGGTGGTAGCAAAAGAAAATATCGGAAGGGCAGCCTGAAGAGTAGAAAACGGTGCGATGATG CCAATCGCAATTACCGCTCCCACTTGTGA